The following DNA comes from Kluyveromyces lactis strain NRRL Y-1140 chromosome E complete sequence.
TCTGCTCAATTTGTTTGAGGTCATTGTTAGGATACAACGgattaatttcttcttcgtcaacTTCTTCTGGTACCTCTGAATCCATTGGCTCCTCTGGTGCCTGTATCGAGACTACTGGTACTGGAGGTAGATCATGCACATCTGAAGTTTCACTGACCAAAATATTTGGGATCAAAGCTGGTTCCGGCTCATCATGGAGCAGTGCTTTACTCAAAGCACTATTTGGAGCAAAATTCACACTGATATGATTGCTCACATCGGCATCATCAACGGAAGAATGATAACTATCCCGAAGGTTATCCCCGTCATCCTGACTGTCTCTTTTCACACTTGAGTTTTCTGTCAATTGCATGAACGATTGTTCCACAGGATCGATACCTGGTGGAAACTGTTCTCCAGAGTCACCCATTTGCGGCGTATTATAAGTAGACGAGGAATTGCTCTGTGCAGTATAGGAACCAACAGCAGGTCCAGAAGTGAAGGGGAATCCACTGCCACCTGTGGTTAAATTCGGCGAGCTCGCCGATACTCCGGGTTTTAACACATCGAAATCGAAATGTGAATGGGATCCAGACCCACGGTCAGATCCTGATTCATTACTCATCACTGTTCCAGAATCGTTATGGCCATTCAACTTATAGAACGTCTGGTTCACAGAACTAGTACTGTGCGAGGCCTTGTTCAGTTTCGTCGCAAACACCTTTGAGCGCGTACTCAAATTTGTACTGGAGTTGACATTAGAAGTGGAATTcgaatttgaatttgaattaGAATGCAAACCAGTTCCCGGTATAAATTCAGGATGTTTCGTCTGGCTCACACCAGAAGCAACCCTCGAGGTATTTCTTGAACCGCTCTTGGACGTACTGGAACCAGATGTCTTCGAGAACGCAACATCAAAACCAGCGCGTTCCATGGCTGTGCGATAGCGGACATTGGGCCTCAGCGGAGGAAACGGACTACTATTCAACGGTACCTGCATCACGGTCACTCGGTTCTAATCAAATAAACACACTTGACAGAACTAAGACCACTGGACAAACAACTAGCAGGTGTTGTGTTCCTTTACCGATAGCTTATGATTTTCGAAAAGTGACAGATTCTCTTAATAGAGAGAGATTGGTgttgatttttcaagatcttcGCGACTTCCGATGAAGAGAAGGAACAGACGTTAGACGTGACAAGGGGTTCGCTGGACTGGGATCTATGTAAGTGAATGTACAGCACCTGCTGCGTAAGGTGCTGTAATGTTATGCCAAGTACATTGAATTAAGTATGTACGGTTTCATGCTAGTTGAGAAAATGATAAGAGCTGCGGTCTTTTCTGTATGGGAAAGCAGATCTGACAATGGGGCTGTGATCTTCCGGTACAATGAGGTGTCTGGGTTCATCCAAGTTATCAGAAAAAACAATCTGGATCACGTGCACATTACAGCACGTGActtgaaatttctttcttttacATCGCTTCGAATATGAAGTCATCTCAGCCAGTTATCcaagagatgagatgagatgagataaaCCAATAGGTTTATACAATTCTAGGAACCAGCATCGATATTGTGACGCCCAAATGAACGGTATATTTGCTATTGAGAAGCCTAGTGGGGTTACCTCCAACAGTTTCTTgcaacaattgaagaatgcTCTCATGAAGAGCACTATTTTCCAGAAAGACATCCAAAAGGCAGTGATGGATAGATCCCAGCAATACGCCAAGGAGACCGGTAAGAAGCCTAGTAAACGGAAGCTTAGAAAAGTGTCTCAGATCAAAATGGGACACGGCGGTACACTGGATCCTCTGGCTTCAGGAGTCATGGTCATTGGGATTGGTAGTGGGACCAAGAAATTGTCCGAATATTTGGGTAATTGTACCAAGATATACGAGACTGAAGCGTTATTCGGTGTAGCAACGACGTCTGGTGATAGCGAGGGTGATATTATAACTGAAACCTCGGTTAAGCATTTGACATGGGACGATTTGAAGACTGTAGAGGCAAAATTTGTGGGCCATTTGAAACAAACTCCACCAATTTACGCTgctttgaaattgaatggGAAACCGTTGTACGAGTACGCCCGTGAGGGGATTCCACTACCGAAGGCGATTGAACCAAGACAGATCCAGATCTATTCTTTGCAGCTGTTTAGCGATTCACTGACCAGAGATCATTCTTATCCGATTCTTAAATTGCAAGATGTTGAGGAAAGAGAggtgttgaagaaattgaatgCAAATCTGATGGAAGATAAATTGTACTTCTCACAAGAATACTGTGAGAAACATGGATTAAaatctgaagaagttgaagtagGGAATTGGATTCCACTTACCGATGAGGAAAGAGCCAGCATTTATTCTTCGAAAAACGATTCGTACAGGGCTCCGTTACTTCATTTTAAGACAAGTGTATCAAGTGGAACGTACATTCGGTCTTTGATTAGCGATATTGGTAAGTCTATGAAGTCCTCATGCTACATGGTGAAACTAATACGTTGCCAGCAACAAGAGTGGGCTTTAGATAAAAATAACGTATTCACATTAGACGATTTTGAACATAATGATGAGGAAATATGGTCCAAAGTCTTGGAAAAAGTGTTGGAAGAAGGTTCCAAAGTGAACATTGAAGAGG
Coding sequences within:
- the PUS4 gene encoding pseudouridine synthase PUS4 (similar to uniprot|P48567 Saccharomyces cerevisiae YNL292W PUS4 catalyzes formation of Psi55 (modified uridine) in mitochondrial and cytoplasmic tRNAs Pseudouridine synthase), translating into MNGIFAIEKPSGVTSNSFLQQLKNALMKSTIFQKDIQKAVMDRSQQYAKETGKKPSKRKLRKVSQIKMGHGGTLDPLASGVMVIGIGSGTKKLSEYLGNCTKIYETEALFGVATTSGDSEGDIITETSVKHLTWDDLKTVEAKFVGHLKQTPPIYAALKLNGKPLYEYAREGIPLPKAIEPRQIQIYSLQLFSDSLTRDHSYPILKLQDVEEREVLKKLNANLMEDKLYFSQEYCEKHGLKSEEVEVGNWIPLTDEERASIYSSKNDSYRAPLLHFKTSVSSGTYIRSLISDIGKSMKSSCYMVKLIRCQQQEWALDKNNVFTLDDFEHNDEEIWSKVLEKVLEEGSKVNIEEEFIRAKAEAKAEAKAEAEAAAKVAAEVNVETTEATAATTVEPVTVQSTAEETPTGKRSRDDEKM
- the PXL1 gene encoding Pxl1p (weakly similar to uniprot|P36166 Saccharomyces cerevisiae YKR090W PXL1 LIM domain-containing protein that localizes to sites of polarized growth), which gives rise to MQVPLNSSPFPPLRPNVRYRTAMERAGFDVAFSKTSGSSTSKSGSRNTSRVASGVSQTKHPEFIPGTGLHSNSNSNSNSTSNVNSSTNLSTRSKVFATKLNKASHSTSSVNQTFYKLNGHNDSGTVMSNESGSDRGSGSHSHFDFDVLKPGVSASSPNLTTGGSGFPFTSGPAVGSYTAQSNSSSTYNTPQMGDSGEQFPPGIDPVEQSFMQLTENSSVKRDSQDDGDNLRDSYHSSVDDADVSNHISVNFAPNSALSKALLHDEPEPALIPNILVSETSDVHDLPPVPVVSIQAPEEPMDSEVPEEVDEEEINPLYPNNDLKQIEQIPSVVVEPEIVSKSAEPELNSPDGKLTAMEKLIAELDTVTLTRNKGLTPDQELSLELGTKQTHLKKSSAYLSHYEPQMINIPEMQRPDEEGTLMSLQSNSTPTFYNFHKESHEPIQTPPEKIRDSLPRQQELHEQTPMEVYPPGHGPCRNCHKEVVGKGIYSKHENELSGQWHRGCFKCITCSKPFSKRVPCYILDDQPYCQLHFHEKNNSICKVCNGFIEGECLENDKNERFHPSCLKCYICAKVIGQDYYVFNHEHTICNRHDINTLKETGVSSLPADQRRSNTISRRRTRLINFS